In Centroberyx gerrardi isolate f3 chromosome 11, fCenGer3.hap1.cur.20231027, whole genome shotgun sequence, the following are encoded in one genomic region:
- the LOC139923734 gene encoding NEDD4 family-interacting protein 1-like isoform X1, whose protein sequence is MAEPSARYQQLPNEEEAEESPQVAADAPPPYSSIAADNAAYFEYKEDGVFPKPPSYNVATTLPSYDEAERTKAETTVPLVTGRDDDFVTRDDFEDADQLRIGNDGIFMLTFFMAFLFNWIGFFLSFCLTTSAAGRYGAISGFGLSLIKWILIVRFSTYFPGYFDGQYWLWWVFLVLGFLLFLRGFINYARIRKMADSFSTLPRTRVLFIY, encoded by the exons ATGGCCGAACCGAGCGCCAGATATCAGCAG CTACCCAatgaggaggaggcggaggagagtCCGCAGGTAGCAGCGGATGCTCCGCCCCCCTACAGCAGCATTGCCGCGGACAACGCCG CCTACTTTGAGTACAAAGAAGACGGGGTTTTCCCCAAGCCTCCATCATACAACGTAGCAACGACGCTACCTTCCTATGATGAAGCGGAAAGAACCAAGGCTGAGACTACTGTTCCCCTGGTAACTGGAAGA GACGATGACTTTGTGACCAGAGACGACTTTGAAGATGCTGACCAGCTGAGGATAGGCAATGACGGCATCTTCATGCTCACTTTCTTCA tGGCATTCCTGTTCAACTGGATCGgtttcttcctgtctttctgtctgaccACCTCAGCAGCCGGCCGCTATGGGGCCATCTCCGGCTTCGGCCTCTCCCTCATCAAATGGATCCTCATTGTCAGG TTCTCCACGTACTTCCCTGGTTACTTTGATGGACAGTACTGGCTGTGGTGGGTGTTCCTGGTGTTGG GCTTCTTGCTCTTCCTCCGAGGATTCATCAACTACGCCAGAATCCGCAAGATGGCCGACTCCTTCTCCACCCTGCCCCGCACCCGAGTCCTCTTCATCTACTGA
- the LOC139923734 gene encoding NEDD4 family-interacting protein 1-like isoform X2: MAEPSARYQQLPNEEEAEESPQVAADAPPPYSSIAADNAAYFEYKEDGVFPKPPSYNVATTLPSYDEAERTKAETTVPLDDDFVTRDDFEDADQLRIGNDGIFMLTFFMAFLFNWIGFFLSFCLTTSAAGRYGAISGFGLSLIKWILIVRFSTYFPGYFDGQYWLWWVFLVLGFLLFLRGFINYARIRKMADSFSTLPRTRVLFIY, from the exons ATGGCCGAACCGAGCGCCAGATATCAGCAG CTACCCAatgaggaggaggcggaggagagtCCGCAGGTAGCAGCGGATGCTCCGCCCCCCTACAGCAGCATTGCCGCGGACAACGCCG CCTACTTTGAGTACAAAGAAGACGGGGTTTTCCCCAAGCCTCCATCATACAACGTAGCAACGACGCTACCTTCCTATGATGAAGCGGAAAGAACCAAGGCTGAGACTACTGTTCCCCTG GACGATGACTTTGTGACCAGAGACGACTTTGAAGATGCTGACCAGCTGAGGATAGGCAATGACGGCATCTTCATGCTCACTTTCTTCA tGGCATTCCTGTTCAACTGGATCGgtttcttcctgtctttctgtctgaccACCTCAGCAGCCGGCCGCTATGGGGCCATCTCCGGCTTCGGCCTCTCCCTCATCAAATGGATCCTCATTGTCAGG TTCTCCACGTACTTCCCTGGTTACTTTGATGGACAGTACTGGCTGTGGTGGGTGTTCCTGGTGTTGG GCTTCTTGCTCTTCCTCCGAGGATTCATCAACTACGCCAGAATCCGCAAGATGGCCGACTCCTTCTCCACCCTGCCCCGCACCCGAGTCCTCTTCATCTACTGA